The window TGTCCGGGCGCGACTCCATGAAGGAGGCAAGGGCGGTTTCGCCGTTTTCCGCAGTGCGGACAGAGTATCCGAGGTCGGCGAGAAGCATCCCGAGCAGATCGCGGATATCTTCTTCGTCGTCCACCAGTAATATTGTCATCCTTGCGCGGTCGTCTTCAGTGATGGCCTTGGCTGATTTCATGGCAGAGTCGCTTTGCTAAGTGGCCTGCGCACGGAAGGTTCCGCACGCAGGCCGTTGTATGAACAGGATTGTCTGTTAGCCGAGGATGGCCTGAACCTCTTTGAGGAGGTCGGCGTGTTCCACGGGTTTGGTCAGGACAGGGACGTCCTTGGACAGTGCCGGAGGACGGGGGCCGACGCCGCTGATGACGATGACCGGGGTGTCGCGCAGGGATTCTTCCTTGCGCAGCCCGGCATAGAACAGGGTGCCGCCCTTTTCGGGCATGTCCATATCGAGGGTGATCAGGTCCGGCGTCTCGGCCTTGACCTTTTCGAGCCCTTCAGTGCCATTGAAGGCGGTTACTGTCTCAAAATCGTTGTCCTGGAAGAACTCTTCAAGGAACTCGACGATGGCGGGATCGTCATCGATGATCAGTATTTTCTTGCTCATAATGCACCTCGCAAAGTGTGCCATGGGCCACAAGGGAGAAATGGCGCGAGATGAGTGACCTATGGCTGTGTTTGGCCCGCAGGCTTCCACTGGGGCCCATGCCGCAGGGGCTAGTTCCATGCCCCCATTTCCACTGCGTGCACAGTGGAGCGGCATGGGCCGTCGCGGAGTCCTGGCAAGCACCAGAACAATTACGGGCTGTATCAGGTACAGGGCGGAAGCAGAGGCTTCCGCCCTGTGTGATCGTTACTGCTTGGCTTCGGGCTTTTCGACTTCTTCAGACTTTTCGGACTCTTGGGTCTTTTCGCACTTCAGGCCGCAGGGCTGAACTTCATCAACCTTGGGGACTTCCATGCCGATCTTGCCGAGGGTCTTGGTCATTTCGAGCATGATGCCAAGGCCGCGCTTGGCGTCCTTGTTGTTCATGCCCAGACCCATGCCGACGAGGCCCTTGGGCTCGACCTGAGTGAGGTCCAGTTCGGAGAACGCATTGGCTGCGCCTTCGACCATCATACGGACCTTCGGGTCGCCCAGCTTCTCGAGCATGCCGACAAGGAAGACGAAGGAGTCGCCCATGTTGCGGATGTTCTCCACACCGTAGGTCTCGGCGACCTTGGCGCGGATCTCGATCATGGCGCGGTAGGTCTCGAAGACACCCTTCTGCTCCAGTTCGTCGAGGAACTCGATCAACTGCGGGACAGAGGAGTGCATCAGCGGCTCCACGGTCCTCCACAGGTCGATAATGTCTTCCATCTTGTCGAGCATGTAGGTCAGGTTCTTGAAGCTGACCATCAGCTTCTTGATGAACGTGATCATGTCTTCCAGCTGGAAGCCGTGTTCGATGGAACCGAACTCGTTCATCAGGACCTTGAAGCCGTCGTGGAAGATCGGCGTCAGGTCGTGCATCAGCTCATCGGAGCCTTTCGCCTTCTCGGTCAGGTAGGCGATGTTCGCCTCCATGGCCTCAAGGCGTTCCAGAATTGCTTCATTACTCATAATATCGCCTCCGACCGGTTATTTGCCTGCCATGTGGCGCATCTTACCTGCCATGAACATCTGGGACTCGAGCGGCAGCTCGTGACCCTTGAGCATCAGGTTGAAGTATGCCCACTTGAACATCATCTTGCCCCAGTAGTTCTGGTGGTTCTCACCAAGCAGGGCAAAGGGTCCGAGACCCGGGAACGGGTACTTACCCGGCAGCGGCTCGACTTCGTAGTTGAAGTCGATGAGGTATGCCTTTTCGTAACCGGAGACGATGAAGCAGGTGGAGTGACCGTCGAACTCGGGACGGGCTTCCTGGCCATCCATTTCGCGGAGCATGTTGTCCACGACGATGTCAGCCTGGTAGTGAGCAACGGAGCCGGCCTTGGAGGTCGGGCAGTTGGTGGCGTCACCGATGATGTACATGTTTTCGTACTGGGTGGACTTCAGGGTGTGCTTGTCGGTGTCCATGTAACCCATGGGGTCGGTGATACCGGAATCCATCAGCACCTGAGCACCGAAGTTCGGCGGAATGGCGACGAGCAGGTCGTAGGGGACTTCGTTGCCCATGACGTCTTCGATGACTTTCTTGCCAACGTTGACGTTGTCGATGGTGAAGTTCGGGGTGACGATGATATTTTTCTCTTCACAGACGCGACCGAGGATTTCTGCGGCCACGGGCTTGGTGAAGGCGCCGGTCAGCGGGGTGACCAGTTCGATCTCGATGTTGTCACGCACGCCGTTGACGGTGAAGAACCAGTCGGCGAGGTAGACGAACTCAAGCGGTGCAACAGGGCACTTGATGGGCATTTCAGCGATGTTCAGAACAACGCGGCCTTCCTTCATGTACTTCCACTTCTTGAAGAGGGCTTCGGCACCGTCGGGGGTGTAGAAATCGTGGATGTCGCCGCGCCAGTCGTCCATCATGCCTTCGATCTCGTCGGGCATGATGCGGCAACCGGTACCAACTACACACCAGTCGTATTCGTACTTGCCGTTCTGGGTGCTGACGACCTTCTTCTCGGGGTCGACGTTGGTGATGGTATCCTGAACAAAGTCGACGCCGTGCAGGAAGTCAGCCTTGGGCTTTTCGCAGTCATCAAGGGTGTAGATGCCAAAGGGAACGAACAGCCAACCGGCCTGGTAGTGATGCTTCCAGTCACGGTCGATGACGGTGATTTTCCACTCTTTGGGATCGAGCTTCTCACGCATCTTCGTTGCGACCATGGTTCCGCCGGCGCCAGCGCCGAGAATAACCAGTTTTTTCATGCTAGGACTCCTTTAAAATGTTGTATTAAAAGATACATTTCCGAGCTGCCATGGAACTTCGAGGCAGCCAATTTCCAGTGTTGGGAGAGTCGGGAACTAGACCTCGACTCCAGACTGCTTCACCGCAGCCATGCCGCCGTCCACATTGACCACGTCTTCGTAGCCGGCGTGTTTGAGCACCACCTGCGCCTCGTAGGAACGGGTGCCGGTGTTGCACAAAAGTATGATTCTCTTGTCTCTCGGGACTTCATCGAGACGGCGGGCCAGTTCTCCCTGCGGGATGTGATTCCAGAACACGGGATGGCGATTGAGATACGGCTCGGCATTGCCCAGCTCGCGGCAGTCGAGGAAGAAGTCGTTGCCGGTTTCGCGCTCTGCCCACTGCTTCTCGAACTCCTCGGTGGAGATGCCTTCGTTGGTGCCCATCAGGATGTTGTCCGCCACGTTGGCCACGGTGTTGAGCACGTCCATGGCCGAGGCAAAGGGCGGTGAGTAGGCCACTTCCAGATTGGAGATGTCGTCAATGGTGGGCTGCTGCGGCAGCAGAGCTGCCACGGCGCTGATGCGTCCGCACAGGGCTTCACCCATGCGGCTCAAACCCTGAATGCCCAGCACCCGGCGGGTGGGGGCGTCAAAGACCAGCTCCAGCGTCATCAGTTCTGCGTCCGGCATGAAGTGGGCGCGGTCGAACTGGATGACCGTCGAACTCATGGGGGTAAACCCACAGTGGCGCGCTGCTTCCACGGACAGCCCGGCTCCGGCGACCGTAATATCGGTCAGCGGGATGGAGTAGGCGCTCACTGGAGTGAGCTGCGTTGCCTCGCTGCCTTCCAGCATGGCGGCCAGAATGTTGGCCTGACGTACAGTCGTGGAGGCGACCTGAACGCCCGGCACCGGAGACTTGCACATCTCGCCGAGGAAGGAAGCACACTTGCCGCAAGCGAAGATGTTCGGGTCCTGTGTGCGCAGGAGCGCGTCAACGATAATGCCGTTCACATCGTCCGTTTCCAGCCCTGCCTCTGCGGCGAGGTAGGATACGGCCATGTTCGGCGTGGCATTGACGATCCGGTCTGCTTCAAATTCGCCATTGTCGGTGATGGCGATGAGCGAGTCGTTTTTCGCTTCAATTTTCGTGAGGTGAGTGTCTTCGTGGAGCTTGACCCCGGATTCGGTGAGGTGATGCTTCACCATCCGGAACAGATTGTCAGAGAGCGGCGTGGTGTTGGTGCCGTCTTTCTGAATGATCATTTCGATTTCGCAGTTGCCTTGTCCGAGCAGTACGGACGCGGCCAGCAGCAGGTTGAGCCCGCTGCCCACCACTAGGTGCTTCCCCTTGGCGGGGATGAGGCGGACGGCATCTGCCATGCTGCCCAGGCGAATAATCTTGGAGTAGTGATCGCCGGGCACCTCCAAGTCTGCCGGAGTAGAGCTGGAGGCGAAGACGAGCTTGTCGTACGCCATGAAGGACTCTGCGCCAGTGATGTCGTCACGGACATTGACCCGTTTGTTCTCTCTGTCCACGCCAATGGCGCGCAGGGTTTCAGGGAATTCGATGCCGCGACCGAGGTATCGCTCCATGGTCATGCAGGTGAATTCCGGCAACGGGTTGATCTCGGGGTAGAGAACAGTGGCCTTGGTGTCAGGATTGGAACGCAGATATTTGATCACGCCATTAAGGCCTGGTTCATCTGCTCCAATGAGTATGATCTGCTCTGACATTACTGACTCCCTTGCGTGTGAGTTGTTGAGGTCGAATCAAACGGTGAGCCCGTTCTGGTTCCAGAGAACCAATGACAGGGCTTCGTTTGCGGTGAGGAGTCGGGAAGAGGGTGCTTGACGGAAGCGGGGCGCGAAACGGGGCAACGTCTCGCCATGCCCGCTTTTGCCGTCATGCTTGCCGGTGTATGCGGTTCCAGCATTGTGTATCTCGCTGAGGGACTGGAGAAAGGAATGCGCTGGTTCCACCTTCGTTCCGGCATAGGAGTAGGGGGGCGTGAGGGGATATCGCCCGTCCCTAGGAAGGGTTTGAGTGGCTGACATGATGTCAGACCGGAAATTTTTGGAGCTCTTCATGGGCTACCACCACTTGTTGTTGGAATCTTTCGACTCCGTATCCGCGATTGGGCCGATGAACTGCGCGGCCCTTTATCTGGATCTTTTTAATTTAGATTAAATCAATCCAGATTAAATCAATTCGGATCTGGTTAATCCGGATTGAACGAGTAGGGATTAACTTGAAAAAACGAATTGTGTCAAGTGTGTGAATGAAGAAATATAGACAGTTAAATCAGAATGTTGAATCAAATGTGAAACAGATTGCATCTTTTTTCACATGGCTTCTTGACTTTTTTAGTCGGGATTCCGCGTTTGGAATCAAAAAGAATGGAATAGAGAAAATGGTGGGGCCGGACAAAGAAAATCGCCACCGTTTTGCGTGAAAACGGTGGCGATCGAAATGGTCGTTTTGGGTGTTTAGGGAAACTAGTCTTCGAGCGGAAGGCCGTCCGGATTGTTCATGAGGTCGGCCAGTGTGATGGAGTCGAGTTCCTTCTCAAGTACGTGGGAAGCACGTTGCCAAACCTTGCGTGTCAGACAGATGGGGGACCGGTTGCACAGTCCTTCATCAGTAACGCAGTCTGTCAGGCTGATGCCGCCCTCCATAATGCGGACAACATCGCCCACGGAAATGGAGCCGGGGTCCTTATCAAGTATGTGGCCACCTGCGGCACCGCGCACTGATTTAATATACCCTGCCTTCTTGAGAGGTCTGAGAATCTGTTCAATGAACTGAACCGTGATTCCGGTAGACTCGGAAAGAAGGGTGGTGCGTTGCGGCTGGTCCGTCTCGCGCAGGGCGAGGTCCAGCAAAAGGCGTGTGGCGTAACGGGATCGTGCGGAAAGTTTCATAGTCCTTTGGGAACCGGATTGTGGGTGAAGACAACAAATCCTGTTGTCGTTGAGGACCGCAACCTACTGCCTAGTTGATTAGGCAAAATCCGTCAAGGCGCTCCCGGAAAACAGACGATTCAATCTCTTTGTACGAAACAGGAAAAAGCCCTGCAATGATTAATTCACTGCAAGGCTTGATTATTCTTCAGGAGTCGAAAGAAATGTGCGCTTCAAATCACTGCATTTCAGGTCAGGCCAAGTGGTTGTTACGCAGCAATTCGCACCACCTTCAGGTGTGTTTTCTTTTCGTTCTGGGGAGCAAATGTTTCGTCGATCCTGTCGGCAACCCGTCCAAGGAGATGGCGATCATGGCTGATGGCGAGGATGCCGACGCCATTCTTTTGGGCCCAGTCAAGCACTGCATCCCAGACCATTGCCTGCGTGTTCGGGTCGAGCATGGCGGTCATTTCGTCGGCAATGAGGAAGCGCGTGGCCGGAGTCATTGCCCTTGCCAGTGCGAGGCGTTGCAGTTCGCCGCCTGAAAGTTCATGCGGAAAGCGGGACAGCCAGTGGGGCTCTATGTTGAGTCTGCGCAGCGTGGCCTCGTCCGGTTTGTACGCTTCAGCAATGGAATTACCGAGTTTCCAGCGGGGATTCAGTGCCGCCTCCGGGTGTTGAAAGAGTAGCTGGACCGGGCAAAATCCTGTTTTCGGCAGTGGTTGCCCCATGTAGGTGACACGGCCTTTTTGCGGGGTGAGGTAGTCAGCCAGAATCCTGGCCAGTGTGGATTTACCCTGCCCGCTGGGACCGGGCAGCCCAACGACTTCTCCGGGCTTGATGGTGAAGTTGAGGTTCTCGAATAGCCAGGGCGCGTTGTCGTATTTAAAGGACAGGGACTCGGCTTTAAGCATGGCAGCACCTCACCTGATTGTCGCCAGTTTTGCGTAAATGTTGCGACTGCGTCTGGCAGTTGTCTGCCCGTTTGGGGCATCGTTCGCAGAAGACGCACCCTTCCAGACTCATGTCATTCAACGGCTGATTACCTTCCAGAAAGTAAAATCCGTTTTGCGGCAATGCGTTCCAGAGAGCTTGCGAATAAGGATGTTTGAGGCCGTCTGCGTTTCTGAAGCTCTTTGATGGAGCGATTTCAACAGTGGTCCCGGCATAAATGACAGCGACCTTGTCCGCGATATCCACGGCAGCATCGATGTCATGGGTGATGAGCATGATCCCTTTGCCTGTGTCGGCCAGTTCTCTGAGATGGCGTAATGACTGCTTGGCGACCATGGGGTCGAGGCCGGTCGTTGGTTCATCGGCTATGAGCAGGGAGGCGTCCCCGGCTGTGGCCGTAGCAGTAAGCACCCTGCGGGCCATGCCGCCTGATACTTGGAATGGGAACATGGTCTTGACCATTTCCTTCAATTGGTATCGTGAAAAGGCTTCATCTCTGCTCTTGGATGCGGTGCAGCAACATTTCCCGCTCAGGCGTGATGCCCGGTAGACCTGGCTGCCTACTCGAGAAAGCGGGTTCAGGTACGCAACGGACTGCGGAATGAGCGCTATGGACTTGCCGCGCAGTTTGCGAGAGCGGCGGTTGTCCAGAATGTCGCCGTTGAAGATCAATTCCCCTTGCCTGCGGGCATTGGGGGGCAGCAATCCCAGAATGGCATGGGCAAGAAGGCTCTTGCCTGAGCCGCTGGATCCGACGACCGCTACAATCTCTCCTGCCTCGATATCCAGAGACAGATCCCGCACCGGACGGATGGTTTTCTTTCTCCAGTTGCCGTCGTAACGGCTGAACTCAATGGACAGGTTTCTGACGGACAGCATGGTTACTCCTGTCGTGTTTTGGGGTCGGTGACGGTGCGCAGGGTGTTGCCCATCACGTCGAAGAGCTTGACCGTAACGAGCAGGGAAACACCGGGCAGGATTGCCAGCCACCAGTATCCGGTCGAGAGATGGCGCATGGATTCGGCCAGCAGGATGCCGATTGACGGGGTGTGCGGAGAGAGTCCGAACCCGAGGAAGGTCAATCCGGCCGCGTGCAGAATGGCGTGCGGGAAGAGCAGGATGAGGCCGATGGTGAACTGGGGGATGATGTGCGGCAGCATGTGCTTTCGCGCGATCCACCAGGAGGAACGCCCCAGCTTGCGGGACATTTGTACGTACTCCGCATGCTTCAGTTGCAAAACTTCAGCGCGGATGATGCGCGCCAACCGGGTCCAGTGGGAGACGGCCACCGCAATGATGACGCCGGTTGCGCCACCACCGCATGCGAACGACACCAGTATGAGCAGCACCAGGTGCGGAGTTGCCATGACAAGGTCGATGAGGGTGGATACCACGGCATCGGTTTTTGGTCCCATGGTGGCGGAAAGCGTACCGAGTACAACGGAAACGATGGAGCTGATGGTTGCCGCCAGCAGGCCGATGGTCAGACTGCGGCAGAGCCCCGTGACCGTTCGCACGAGCATGTCACGGCCCAGCCAATCCGTACCGAACGGGTAGGCGAGAGATGGGGCCAGTTTCTTGTTCATGAAGTCTACACTCAGCCCGGAGTCACCCATCATGAAAGCTGCGGTGATGAGGACGGAGAAATAGATCAGGCACAGACCGAGCTTCCAAAGAACCCGTCCCCGTCCATCGAGGAGGCGAAGCCTGTCCAGCACGGCGTATGTTTGCATGGAGAGAGTTGCAGTGCTCATTTTGCTTCCTCCGCGCCGATACGAATCCTGGGATCAAGAACCCCGTAGAGCATGTCGGCGATGAAGTTGCCCAGAAAGACAAAGATGGCGCTGAAGAGGGTGATTCCAAGCAGCAGCGGCACATCTCCGCGAATGCCCGCTTCAACCGTGGCCTTCCCCAATCCGGGATATGAGAATACCTGCTCGGCCAGAACGGAGCCGCCAAAGAGCTCGCCAAGAGAGGCGAACTGCAGGGTGATGGCCGGGAGCGCCACGTTGCGCAGGGCATGACGCCATGCGACGCCCGCCCGGGTTTCTCCCTGGGCAAAGGCGAACAGCGCGTATTCGCTGTTCATGGCGTCGACCATCTTTTCTCTGGTGTGCAGGGCAATCTGGGCAATACCGATGACGGAGAGGGTGGCTGCCGGGAGAATGAGGTGGTGGATGCGCTCCCAGATGGTTGCATCAGCGGGCGAGATGCCCGTGGGGGTGGCGCAGCAGATCGGCGTTATCCCGAGATAGACGGAAAAGATGGCGAGCAAGACGAGGCCCATCCAGAAGGAGGGCGTCGAAGCAAGGGTATACGCATACAGCCGAATTCCGCGGTCGAGCCAGGAGTCCCGCTTCATGCCCGCGAGCACGCCGAGCACGAAGCCCAGCACACCGGAGATGAGCCATGCCGAGGCCATGAGCCAGAGCGAAGTCACGAAGCGCTTGCCGATGACCGCTGATACGGGCTCATTGAAAATAATGGATGTGCCGAGATCGCCTTGAAGGACGTTGCCTGCCCAAATGAAAAATCGCTCAGGTGCCGGTTTGTCCAGCCCCCAGCGATCGATAATAAGCTGCTCCTGTGCCGTGCTGATCTGCATGCGGTCTATGCCGATATACGCAGACACGGGATCGAGCGGGGAAAGGGAAACGAGAGTGAAGGCCAGCACTGAGACAAGGGACAGTATCAGTGCAAGGCGGCCAGCCTTGCCGAGGAAAAAAGAGGATGAAATTGCGCTCATGGCTTTCCTTTGCATGGCGGCGTGACCGAAGCCACGCCGCCATAGAGGAGGTGATTAGTCGACCCATGTCCATTTGTGAATGTTTGCAGTGATAGGCCATCCATGTCCATGCGGTTCAACTTGAGAGGTCCCCACGTCGAGATGGGTGCTGATGAAGTAGGTGTGGTCGAGGTTGACCAGCCATGCCCACGGTGCGTCACCTTTGGCGTTGGAGCCTGTGGTGCCGTCCCACTGGGCTTTCTTCCAGTAATCCAGAGATTCTTCGTAGCTGGCAGCGGTGATCGCCTTGTCGAGGTAGCTGTCTACCGTGGCGTTTTTGTAGTAGCCGGCGTTGTTGTATCCGTCGCCTGCATGGTGACTGCTGTAGAGGTGGTATACCTCGATGGGATCATGGCTGCCCCAGCCGAAGACGATGACGTCGGAATGCATGCGTTGCTTGATTTCGTCCCAGCTGCGCTTGCCTTCAACGTTCGCCTTGATGCCGATGCCCTTGAGCATGTCGGCGCAGGCCAATGCCAGGTACTGACGGATAGCGCGAGTGGCAGGGTAGATGATGGTGAATTCTGCTTTGATGCCATCCTTTTCAAGGATGCCGTCGCCGTCAGTGTCCTTCCAGCCTGCATCGGCGAGGATTTTGCGTGCAGCTTTCGGGTCGGCGTCGTTGATCTTGTTGGCGGAGTTGTCCCAGGGCAGACCGTCGCAGGCTCCGTAAGCAGGGCGGCCAAAGTCTTCCAGAATGCCGGATACCAGCAGTTTTCTGTCTACTGCGACATTAATGGCTTTGCGGATTGCCGGGTCGGCTGTGACATTGTTGCCGATAGGCGCACCCGTGTCGGTCTTCTTTCCATTGACCGGAATAGTCGGGAACATGAGGCCACGGTTGTCTACGCTTTTGACGGCATGCATCTTCATGCCGGGGATGGTTTGCACAGCCAGAGCCTGGGGGACGACGACGGCATCGACTTTGCCCGCTTTGGCCGCAGCAAACGAGGTGTCCTCATCAGTGAAGAGGAAAACCAGACGTTTAAAGTGAGGCTTGCTGTCGTAATAATACGGATTGATCTCTGCAATCATCTGCTGGCCTTCGTTCCATTCTATCATCTTGTAGGGGCCGGAGCCGATGGGATTGCGGGCATAGCCCGGGCCATGGGTGGCCTTGGGGACGATGCCGAGGCTGATGAAGCGGTTGATGAAGGTCGTGTCACGTTCCTTCAATTTGAATTCGATTTCGAAATCGTCGATGGCCTTGGCTGAGCTCATTTGAATGAGGTCTACCTTGCCGCCTGCGTTGGCTGCCGTATTGAAAGTGTATGCAACATCTTTCGCGGTCAAAGCGGTGCCGTCGGAAAATTTGGCGTCCTTGCGGATTGTGACGCGCCAAGTAAGCCCGTCCTCTGAAAGCGAGTAGTTAGTGGCAAGATCCTTGACGATATTCAGGTTCTCGTCACGCTTGAGCAGCGTACTCTGGAAGAGGGGGCTTCCGTACCGACCCCAACCCAGAGTCGGGTCATAGCCGTCAGCTGGTTCTCCCTTGATGGCGAGGGTGAGTGAGTCTTTGGCAAATGCAGGTGAGCACATGAGTATGGCAAGGCATATCGAGCAAGAGACAATGATTAAGCGACTTGAGAAGAGTCGGTTGAATGGTAACATTTAGCCCTCCGTAAATACGAATATTGATTTGATTTGCGTCGAGTAGCACTAATCTAAAAAAAGTGTCAACAATGAGGTACGAAATTATTAGTCGTATTCGTGAAGAGGTGCGCCTTGCTTGAATCAAGCTGGGGCTTGGAAGAAAGATAAAAAACAAGGGTTCAGCTCTGGAGCTGAACCCTTGTTTGATTGCTAGTACTAAGCGTTTGTCGATCTAGTTGAACAGGTCGCTGATGGTGCCCCGGATCGCGTCTTTGAGCTCATCTTTGGTGGCCTGTTTGGCGTCCTGGCCGATCTCGGCGGCGTCATCATCCAGTCCCATGTCGCTGCCTTCAGCCTGCTGGGGAGGCTGTTGCATGGTGACCTGCTGGGCGCCGGACGGTAACTCATAGTATGAAGACTTGAGGTTCTTTACCTTGAGACTGGAAAGGCGCATGGAATCACCGTAGCGGAGGACCCCGCCGTAACCCATCTTCTGGGCCTCTTCCAGCGAGTCGTCGAAAGCTTTGCTCTGGTTGTTGTTCATCCGGGTGGCCACGGCAATCCATCCGTTGGTGAGTTTCTTGAGATTGGAATGGCTGCACAGGACGATTTCATCCCGGCTTACGACCTTGCCGTCTTCAAAGACTACGGCTTTGTATACGGACCCGCTGTATCCGGCTACTTTTTCCGTCTTGCCGGTCTTTTCGTAACGGACGTCGTATTCGGGGGCGCTGTCTCCGCCGCCGAACATGCTTGTGAAGCCGCCGCCCATGCTATTCATCTGGGCCATGTCCATGACATGCCATTTGCCTTCGTCATCGCGGTTGACCGAGTACACCTTGTCGTCTTTCAGCAGCATGTAGCTGGTGGGCGAAGTGTCCATTCGAACGTGATTGGAATCGCGGGTGCATAGGGTCATCATATTGCCGTCAGAATATTTGTAAGTGGCAATGATGTCGGACCCTGCCTGCGCACAGACAGGCATGACCAGTGTCATGCAAATGAAAAACAGAAATTTACGCATATCTCCTCCTCTTGTAATTCCCCAATAGAGTGACCACCCCTCATGGACCACACATTAATGTATGCTTAGTAGCATCGTCACAGATTCTTGTCACATTAAATGTAGGAATCCCTATACTGCTCCTCAATAACAGTGTTTTTGTCTTTCCATTCCATGCTATCTCATTACTATGTATGGGGTGGTTCGCATGCTTCGGCAGCGATGGTATGGATTTCAACCAAGATTGTTGCGCCTTCCTCGCACTGGCTGTAAATACGCATGAGGAGAATCGGCTATGAGAAAAATGATCGTGATTACGCGCGATGGAAGTCGTTCGGAAGAGATAGGCGACCTGCTCGACCAGGATGAGCATATCCTGACTGAGACCAGCACCAGTGCATCGGAGATCGATGACGATCGAGAGATAGACACGCTCTTTGTTGACGTGGATGCCTTGCTCGCGAAGGACAAGTCAATTGCGAAAGCGCTGGAAGGGTTGTGGTCTCACTATCCCTCTGCTGCCATCGTTGTCATGGCCGACGAAGATAACACCGGGGCCGCGGTCGATGCGGTCAAGGCGGGCGCTTTCGACTATCTTACCCATCCTATTGAGAAGGAAGAGCTTGATCTCGTCGTCGAGAAGGTGCGCGAGTCCGATGTGCTTCAGTCGGAGCTGGACTATCTGCGCGGTCAATTCTGGAACGAAGATTCTCTTGAGTACGTGGACACTCGCAGCAAGGCCATGCGGGATGTCTTTTTAAAGATCAGGCAGGTGGCAGGTACTCGCACAACCGTGCTGCTTACCGGCGAGACCGGAACCGGAAAAAGCCTGATCGCCAAGCTGATCCATGCCCACAGTAACCGCAAGGACATGCCGTTCATCAGTGTCCACTGTGGCGCCATCCCCGATACGCTCGTAGAGAGCGAACTCTTCGGGCATGAAAAAGGGGCCTTCACCGGGGCTGTGCGCCGTAAGCTGGGCAAATTCGAGCTGGCCCATGGCGGCACCATTTTTCTGGATGAGATCGGCACTGTCAGTCAGTCGGTGCAGGTAAAACTCCTCAACGTCATTCAGGAGCGGGTAATCCAGCGAGTGGGCGGCGAAAACGACATTCCAGTCGATGTGCGAATCATTGCCGCTACCAATGAGGATATGAAGCAACTGTGCGAGGAAGGAAAATTCCGGCGCGATCTGTTTTACCGGCTCAACGTCTTTCCTGTGCGAATCCCCTCCCTGCGAGAACGGTTGGAAGACATCCCCAGACTGTCAGAAGGGTTTATCCGGCAGTTCAATGGTCTACTCAATACGGAAATCAAAGGTCTCCATCCTCAGGTCCTTGATACCCTGCTGGAATACGAGTGGCCCGGCAACGTCCGTGAACTGGAGAATGTCATCGAGCGCGCCTGCATTCTTGAAACCGAGGAAGTATTGCACGCCGAGAGTTTTCCCCCTGATCTTATGGACACCCAGGGAGAAGTGGTGACATCTCCGGTTAAGACAGACTTGCCACTCAAAGAAGCGCGCCAGATCACGGTGGATAAATTCGAGAAGCAATATCTCTCCAGCCTGCTTGAACAATGCAACGGTGTCATCAAAACCACTGCCGAGAAGGCCGGTGTGACCACCCGGCAGTTGAATAAATTGATGAATCGTCATGGACTTCAGAGGTCTGATTTCAAAAAGCGGAATCTTTAGTTCTCTTTGATGGCATAGTGAGAACTATAAGTTCTTATTGCGACTTAACTATTTAAATTTATATTGTATTATTGTGATTATACCATGTCCCCGTAATTCGAATTTGCAGGGTGTGGGTGCGGTTTAGTTCTTCGCTTGTAGTCATTTCGGAACTTTAAGT of the Pseudodesulfovibrio sp. zrk46 genome contains:
- a CDS encoding ATP-binding cassette domain-containing protein, which encodes MLKAESLSFKYDNAPWLFENLNFTIKPGEVVGLPGPSGQGKSTLARILADYLTPQKGRVTYMGQPLPKTGFCPVQLLFQHPEAALNPRWKLGNSIAEAYKPDEATLRRLNIEPHWLSRFPHELSGGELQRLALARAMTPATRFLIADEMTAMLDPNTQAMVWDAVLDWAQKNGVGILAISHDRHLLGRVADRIDETFAPQNEKKTHLKVVRIAA
- a CDS encoding Rrf2 family transcriptional regulator, giving the protein MKLSARSRYATRLLLDLALRETDQPQRTTLLSESTGITVQFIEQILRPLKKAGYIKSVRGAAGGHILDKDPGSISVGDVVRIMEGGISLTDCVTDEGLCNRSPICLTRKVWQRASHVLEKELDSITLADLMNNPDGLPLED
- a CDS encoding response regulator; its protein translation is MSKKILIIDDDPAIVEFLEEFFQDNDFETVTAFNGTEGLEKVKAETPDLITLDMDMPEKGGTLFYAGLRKEESLRDTPVIVISGVGPRPPALSKDVPVLTKPVEHADLLKEVQAILG
- a CDS encoding DUF1641 domain-containing protein: MSNEAILERLEAMEANIAYLTEKAKGSDELMHDLTPIFHDGFKVLMNEFGSIEHGFQLEDMITFIKKLMVSFKNLTYMLDKMEDIIDLWRTVEPLMHSSVPQLIEFLDELEQKGVFETYRAMIEIRAKVAETYGVENIRNMGDSFVFLVGMLEKLGDPKVRMMVEGAANAFSELDLTQVEPKGLVGMGLGMNNKDAKRGLGIMLEMTKTLGKIGMEVPKVDEVQPCGLKCEKTQESEKSEEVEKPEAKQ
- a CDS encoding FAD-dependent oxidoreductase — its product is MSEQIILIGADEPGLNGVIKYLRSNPDTKATVLYPEINPLPEFTCMTMERYLGRGIEFPETLRAIGVDRENKRVNVRDDITGAESFMAYDKLVFASSSTPADLEVPGDHYSKIIRLGSMADAVRLIPAKGKHLVVGSGLNLLLAASVLLGQGNCEIEMIIQKDGTNTTPLSDNLFRMVKHHLTESGVKLHEDTHLTKIEAKNDSLIAITDNGEFEADRIVNATPNMAVSYLAAEAGLETDDVNGIIVDALLRTQDPNIFACGKCASFLGEMCKSPVPGVQVASTTVRQANILAAMLEGSEATQLTPVSAYSIPLTDITVAGAGLSVEAARHCGFTPMSSTVIQFDRAHFMPDAELMTLELVFDAPTRRVLGIQGLSRMGEALCGRISAVAALLPQQPTIDDISNLEVAYSPPFASAMDVLNTVANVADNILMGTNEGISTEEFEKQWAERETGNDFFLDCRELGNAEPYLNRHPVFWNHIPQGELARRLDEVPRDKRIILLCNTGTRSYEAQVVLKHAGYEDVVNVDGGMAAVKQSGVEV
- a CDS encoding FAD/NAD(P)-binding oxidoreductase → MKKLVILGAGAGGTMVATKMREKLDPKEWKITVIDRDWKHHYQAGWLFVPFGIYTLDDCEKPKADFLHGVDFVQDTITNVDPEKKVVSTQNGKYEYDWCVVGTGCRIMPDEIEGMMDDWRGDIHDFYTPDGAEALFKKWKYMKEGRVVLNIAEMPIKCPVAPLEFVYLADWFFTVNGVRDNIEIELVTPLTGAFTKPVAAEILGRVCEEKNIIVTPNFTIDNVNVGKKVIEDVMGNEVPYDLLVAIPPNFGAQVLMDSGITDPMGYMDTDKHTLKSTQYENMYIIGDATNCPTSKAGSVAHYQADIVVDNMLREMDGQEARPEFDGHSTCFIVSGYEKAYLIDFNYEVEPLPGKYPFPGLGPFALLGENHQNYWGKMMFKWAYFNLMLKGHELPLESQMFMAGKMRHMAGK